A single window of Pectobacterium parmentieri DNA harbors:
- the ansP gene encoding L-asparagine permease, producing the protein MTQHSSPHSEHQTTQQRLHEKGYHQSLGNRHVQMIAIGGSIGTGLFLGAGARLQMAGPALALVYLVCGIFSFFILRALGELIVHRPTSGSFVSYSREFLGEKASYVAGWMYFLNWAMTGIVDITAVALYMHYWGTFADVPQWLFALSALSIVTLMNLIGVKWFAEMEFWFALIKVAAIAIFLVVGTVYLGTGSPLDGNTPGLHLITDNGGLFPHGILPALVLVQGVIFAFAGIEIIGTTAGECKNPEQILPKAVNSVIWRIGLFYVGSVALLVCLLPWNAYQAGQSPFVTFFSKLGVPYIGTIMNIVVLSAALSSLNSGLYSTGRILRSLSLGGSAPAFLSKMSNQSVPYTGILVTVCIHIIGVVLNYVVPSQVFEIVLNIASLGIICSWAFIILCQMQLRKAIRQGKAKPVAFRMPGAPVTSWLTLAFLVSVLGLMAFDYPNGTWTIATIPVLTIMLIIGWRGLKKQREAVKFANQQGSSLR; encoded by the coding sequence ATGACACAACATTCTTCCCCCCATAGTGAACATCAAACCACTCAGCAGCGTCTCCACGAAAAGGGTTATCACCAAAGTCTGGGCAACCGCCACGTACAGATGATCGCGATTGGCGGCTCCATCGGCACCGGGCTGTTTCTTGGCGCGGGTGCGCGTTTGCAAATGGCAGGGCCAGCACTAGCGCTGGTCTATCTGGTTTGCGGCATTTTCTCTTTTTTCATCCTGCGTGCGCTGGGCGAGCTGATCGTTCATCGCCCCACCAGCGGCAGCTTCGTTTCGTATTCGCGCGAGTTTCTCGGTGAAAAAGCCTCCTACGTGGCAGGCTGGATGTACTTCCTCAACTGGGCGATGACCGGGATTGTCGACATCACTGCCGTCGCACTCTATATGCACTACTGGGGCACCTTTGCCGATGTACCACAGTGGCTATTCGCGCTAAGTGCGCTATCCATTGTCACGCTGATGAATCTGATTGGCGTGAAGTGGTTTGCCGAAATGGAATTCTGGTTCGCGTTGATTAAGGTCGCGGCCATCGCCATTTTTCTGGTGGTCGGCACGGTCTATCTTGGCACCGGCAGCCCGCTAGACGGCAACACGCCCGGCCTGCATCTGATTACCGATAACGGTGGCCTGTTCCCACACGGCATTCTGCCCGCACTGGTGTTGGTTCAGGGGGTGATATTTGCCTTTGCCGGTATCGAAATCATCGGAACCACGGCGGGCGAATGTAAAAATCCGGAACAGATACTGCCGAAAGCGGTCAACAGCGTTATCTGGCGTATCGGTCTGTTCTACGTCGGTTCTGTTGCGCTATTGGTCTGTCTACTGCCGTGGAACGCGTATCAGGCCGGACAAAGCCCGTTCGTAACCTTCTTCAGCAAACTGGGCGTTCCTTATATCGGCACGATTATGAATATCGTGGTGCTGTCTGCCGCGCTGTCCAGCCTGAACTCCGGTCTCTATTCGACGGGTCGCATTCTGCGCTCGCTGTCGCTGGGTGGCTCAGCGCCCGCCTTCCTGTCGAAAATGAGCAACCAGTCCGTACCCTATACCGGTATTTTGGTGACGGTCTGCATCCACATTATCGGTGTGGTGCTTAACTACGTAGTGCCGTCACAGGTGTTTGAGATCGTCCTGAACATCGCCTCGCTCGGTATTATCTGCTCCTGGGCATTCATCATTCTGTGCCAGATGCAGTTGCGTAAAGCAATTCGTCAGGGGAAAGCCAAGCCAGTTGCGTTCAGAATGCCCGGTGCGCCCGTAACATCATGGCTGACGCTGGCTTTTTTAGTCAGTGTGTTAGGGCTAATGGCGTTTGATTACCCGAACGGCACCTGGACAATTGCAACGATTCCAGTGCTGACAATCATGTTGATCATCGGCTGGCGCGGGCTGAAAAAGCAGCGTGAAGCGGTGAAATTTGCCAATCAGCAGGGATCCAGCCTGCGTTAG
- a CDS encoding DUF2628 domain-containing protein: MENTVEKQYSKKWQTRISFYNEFGAPNTPAHKNALKNLSFFEKIRINFNFIAFFFGLIYFFVLGLWRKNLTLFAITIAIGIIVNFIQIIFDVTIPENMDTPIGLALSVMWGSTANYAYYLKETRNSKSWNPFEGMF; this comes from the coding sequence ATGGAAAACACCGTAGAGAAGCAATACTCAAAAAAATGGCAAACCCGCATCTCGTTTTATAATGAGTTTGGCGCACCCAATACGCCAGCCCATAAGAATGCATTAAAAAACCTCAGTTTTTTCGAAAAAATACGGATTAACTTCAACTTTATAGCTTTCTTTTTTGGCCTAATTTACTTCTTTGTACTTGGATTATGGCGAAAAAATCTGACGCTATTTGCTATTACTATTGCTATTGGCATTATTGTCAATTTTATTCAAATCATCTTTGACGTCACGATCCCCGAAAATATGGACACGCCTATTGGCCTTGCTCTCAGTGTTATGTGGGGATCAACCGCCAACTACGCCTACTACCTGAAAGAAACCCGGAACAGCAAAAGCTGGAACCCGTTTGAAGGTATGTTCTAA
- a CDS encoding oxidative damage protection protein: MSRTIFCTFLQRDAEGQDFQLYPGDLGKRIYNDISKEAWAQWQTKQTMLINEKKLSMMNVDDRKLLEQEMIKFLFEGKDVHIEGYTPPSH, encoded by the coding sequence ATGAGCAGAACGATTTTTTGTACTTTTTTACAACGCGACGCCGAAGGGCAGGACTTCCAGCTCTATCCCGGCGATCTGGGCAAGCGCATCTATAACGACATTTCTAAAGAAGCCTGGGCGCAGTGGCAAACCAAGCAAACCATGCTGATCAACGAGAAGAAACTCAGCATGATGAATGTTGACGACCGTAAGCTACTGGAACAGGAGATGATCAAGTTTCTGTTTGAAGGGAAGGACGTTCACATCGAAGGCTACACGCCTCCGAGCCACTGA
- a CDS encoding TetR/AcrR family transcriptional regulator gives MIEQDEKLTSTRAKTRRLLIDTAMNMFDQGIFPSITDVAAAAQLSRATAYRYFPTQSALVSAVVGESLGPILAWHPTQPDASERVAELLRFAYPRMLEHEGALRAALHLSLQQWADRRSNRLHSDTLTRGNRKRLLKIATEPLEGKITPEAQQRVIYALSLIYGSEVFLVLKDIWNLEEDNIQDVTQWVAKAILRQAEEDAAQADSPKI, from the coding sequence GTGATTGAACAGGATGAAAAACTGACATCAACACGGGCGAAAACCCGTCGTTTACTGATCGATACCGCCATGAATATGTTCGATCAAGGTATATTCCCTTCCATTACTGATGTTGCCGCTGCGGCCCAGCTTTCACGCGCGACGGCATACCGCTATTTTCCGACGCAAAGTGCGTTAGTATCGGCCGTTGTGGGCGAAAGCCTTGGTCCCATCCTTGCATGGCACCCGACACAACCGGATGCCAGCGAACGCGTTGCCGAATTGCTGCGTTTTGCTTACCCAAGGATGCTGGAGCATGAAGGTGCGCTGCGTGCAGCGCTGCACCTTTCGCTTCAACAGTGGGCCGACCGCCGTTCTAACCGACTGCATTCCGATACGCTGACGCGCGGCAATCGTAAACGCCTGCTCAAGATCGCCACCGAACCGCTGGAAGGAAAGATCACACCGGAAGCACAACAGCGGGTGATTTACGCCTTATCGCTCATTTATGGCTCCGAAGTTTTCTTGGTACTGAAAGATATCTGGAATCTGGAAGAAGATAACATTCAGGATGTCACGCAATGGGTCGCCAAAGCCATTTTACGACAGGCAGAAGAAGACGCCGCACAGGCCGATTCGCCGAAAATATAA
- a CDS encoding ornithine decarboxylase translates to MKQLKIAANAAVATRLITTREIVALSQTDFTDVAAVVVSIEEARSGILSILQHTGFSIPAFVEEPDEDKESDVLPAGSEWLILDDEGEHASVLERAAKAYQDALLPPFFDTLTKYVKMKNTTFACPGHQGGQFFRKHPAGRQFFEFYGENVFRSDICNADVKLGDLLIHEGAAKKAQKHAARVFNADKTYFVLNGTSSANKVVTNALLARGDLVLFDRNNHKSSHHGALIQAGATPVYLETVRNPFGFIGGVDAHCFDEAYLRKLIAEVAPERANEQRPFRLAVIQLGTYDGTIYNARQVVDSIGHLCDYILFDSAWVGYEQFIPMMEQCSPLLLDLNENDPGIFVTQSVHKQQAGFSQTSQIHKKDTHIKGQRRFCNHKQLNNAFMLHASTSPFYPLFAALDVNAKMHEGASGRRMWMDCVKLGIEARKQLLTRCSLIKPFVPVTVGGALWQDHDTETIAQDVRFFNFEPGEKWHAFEGYAEDQYFIDPCKLLLTTPGIDATSGDYTEFGIPATILANYLREHGIIPEKCDMNSILFLLTPAEDAVKMQELVNALVHFETLIARDAPLSEVLPSLYQKYKERYRGYRLRRLCQEMHDFYAQHNVKDLQKAMFRKTEFPSVVMLPQDANREFVRGNIELIPIDEAEGRIAAEGALPYPPGVLCVVPGESWGGAVQRYFLALEDGINLLPGFSPELQGVYSVAEEDGSKRLYGYVVEK, encoded by the coding sequence ATGAAACAGTTAAAAATTGCGGCAAATGCAGCGGTTGCCACCCGTTTAATCACAACGCGCGAGATTGTCGCGTTGAGTCAGACTGACTTCACCGATGTGGCGGCAGTTGTCGTCTCTATTGAAGAAGCCCGTAGCGGTATTTTATCGATATTGCAGCACACCGGTTTTAGCATTCCGGCGTTTGTCGAAGAGCCTGATGAAGATAAAGAGTCAGATGTTCTGCCTGCGGGCAGCGAATGGCTGATTCTCGATGATGAAGGTGAGCATGCCAGCGTGCTGGAACGTGCGGCGAAAGCCTATCAGGATGCGCTGCTGCCGCCGTTTTTCGATACGCTGACCAAGTACGTCAAAATGAAAAATACGACGTTTGCCTGCCCCGGACATCAGGGCGGTCAGTTCTTTCGTAAGCATCCGGCAGGGCGCCAGTTTTTTGAGTTTTACGGTGAGAACGTTTTCCGTTCGGATATCTGTAACGCTGACGTCAAACTGGGTGATTTGCTGATTCATGAAGGGGCGGCGAAGAAGGCACAGAAGCACGCTGCGCGGGTATTTAACGCTGATAAAACCTATTTTGTGTTGAACGGCACCTCCTCTGCGAACAAAGTGGTGACGAACGCGCTGCTGGCGCGTGGCGATCTGGTGCTGTTTGACCGTAACAACCATAAATCCAGCCATCACGGTGCGCTGATTCAGGCAGGGGCGACGCCGGTCTATCTGGAAACTGTGCGCAATCCGTTCGGCTTTATCGGCGGTGTGGATGCGCACTGCTTTGATGAAGCCTATCTGCGTAAGCTGATTGCGGAAGTGGCGCCGGAACGTGCCAACGAGCAACGTCCGTTCCGTCTCGCGGTGATCCAACTCGGCACCTATGACGGCACGATTTATAACGCGCGTCAGGTGGTCGATAGCATCGGGCACCTGTGTGACTACATCCTGTTTGACTCGGCCTGGGTTGGTTACGAGCAATTTATCCCGATGATGGAACAGTGCTCGCCGCTGTTGCTGGATCTGAACGAAAACGATCCGGGTATCTTCGTCACCCAGTCGGTGCATAAGCAGCAGGCGGGCTTCTCCCAAACTTCGCAGATCCACAAAAAAGATACGCATATCAAAGGGCAGCGTCGTTTCTGTAACCATAAGCAACTGAATAACGCCTTTATGCTGCATGCGTCGACCAGCCCGTTTTACCCGCTGTTCGCCGCGTTGGATGTCAATGCCAAAATGCACGAAGGGGCCAGCGGGCGTCGTATGTGGATGGATTGCGTGAAGCTGGGCATTGAAGCGCGTAAGCAACTGTTGACGCGCTGTTCGCTCATCAAACCGTTCGTACCCGTAACGGTGGGCGGTGCGCTCTGGCAGGATCACGATACGGAAACGATCGCGCAGGACGTGCGTTTCTTCAATTTTGAGCCGGGCGAGAAATGGCACGCGTTTGAAGGATACGCAGAGGATCAGTATTTTATCGATCCCTGCAAATTGTTGCTGACTACGCCGGGTATTGATGCGACTAGCGGCGATTACACCGAATTTGGTATTCCGGCGACGATCCTTGCCAACTATCTGCGTGAGCATGGAATTATCCCTGAAAAATGCGATATGAACTCGATTCTGTTCCTGCTAACGCCAGCGGAAGACGCTGTAAAAATGCAGGAACTGGTGAATGCGCTGGTGCATTTTGAAACGCTGATTGCCCGTGATGCGCCGCTGAGTGAAGTGCTGCCCAGCCTGTATCAGAAATACAAAGAGCGTTACCGTGGTTACCGACTGCGTCGGTTGTGCCAGGAAATGCATGATTTTTACGCCCAGCACAATGTGAAAGATCTGCAAAAAGCGATGTTCCGCAAAACCGAGTTTCCGTCCGTGGTGATGTTGCCACAGGATGCCAACAGGGAATTTGTACGCGGGAATATTGAGCTTATTCCTATCGATGAAGCGGAAGGACGTATCGCGGCAGAAGGGGCATTGCCGTATCCACCGGGCGTACTGTGTGTGGTGCCTGGGGAAAGCTGGGGCGGGGCGGTACAGCGTTATTTTCTGGCGTTGGAAGATGGGATTAACCTGCTGCCCGGTTTTTCACCGGAATTGCAGGGGGTTTACAGCGTTGCGGAAGAAGATGGCAGCAAACGGCTGTACGGCTACGTAGTAGAAAAATAA
- a CDS encoding Tm-1-like ATP-binding domain-containing protein, translating to MGSEVGSVYIASTTDTKGKEQVYVRELIAATGLKTVTVDLSTHSRMSDATDISAETVASYHPQGVSAVFCHDRGQAISAMAVAFEHFMLSRDDIAGVLGLGGSGGTALITPAMQALPIGMPKLMVSTMASGDISGYIGASDISMMYSVTDVAGLNRISRQVLGNAAHQIAGAVKFHIQEHHEDKPAIGLTMFGVTTPCIQEASKLLEAEFDCLVFHATGSGGKAMEKLVDSHLLTGVLDLTTTEVCDLLFDGVLACGPERFDAIANTRVPYVASCGALDMVNFGSPASVPEKYAHRLFYNHNAQVTLMRTTIDENIAMARWIGEKLNRCEGEVRFLIPEGGFSALDAPDQAFWHPEARAAFINTLENVVQQTARRQIIRLPFHINDPLFAHATVDAFRALLK from the coding sequence GTGGGAAGTGAAGTTGGCAGCGTTTATATTGCAAGTACAACGGATACTAAAGGAAAAGAACAGGTTTATGTCCGCGAGCTGATTGCCGCAACGGGCTTGAAAACTGTCACGGTCGATCTGTCAACGCATTCGCGGATGTCGGATGCAACAGATATCAGCGCAGAAACGGTGGCATCTTACCACCCGCAAGGCGTATCGGCGGTATTTTGCCATGACCGAGGGCAGGCTATTAGCGCCATGGCCGTTGCATTCGAGCACTTCATGCTGTCCCGTGATGATATTGCTGGTGTGCTTGGGCTTGGTGGTTCCGGCGGTACGGCGCTGATCACGCCCGCTATGCAGGCGTTACCAATTGGGATGCCGAAGCTGATGGTCTCAACGATGGCCTCCGGAGATATCTCCGGTTACATCGGCGCTAGCGATATCAGCATGATGTATTCCGTCACCGATGTCGCAGGTCTGAACCGCATTTCCCGTCAGGTTCTTGGCAACGCTGCGCACCAGATTGCTGGAGCCGTGAAGTTTCATATTCAGGAACATCATGAAGATAAGCCCGCGATTGGCCTGACCATGTTTGGTGTCACGACGCCCTGTATTCAGGAAGCCAGCAAATTGCTGGAAGCGGAGTTTGACTGTCTGGTCTTCCACGCGACGGGTAGCGGCGGGAAAGCGATGGAAAAGCTGGTGGATAGCCATTTGCTCACTGGCGTGCTTGACCTCACCACGACCGAAGTGTGTGATTTACTGTTTGATGGCGTGCTGGCCTGCGGGCCGGAACGATTTGATGCGATCGCCAATACGCGAGTGCCTTACGTGGCGTCCTGCGGTGCGCTGGACATGGTGAATTTTGGCTCTCCTGCCAGCGTGCCGGAGAAATACGCACATCGTCTGTTTTACAACCACAACGCACAGGTCACTCTGATGCGTACCACGATAGACGAAAACATCGCGATGGCACGCTGGATTGGGGAGAAGCTTAACCGCTGTGAGGGCGAGGTACGTTTTCTGATCCCGGAAGGCGGCTTCTCCGCATTGGATGCGCCGGATCAGGCATTCTGGCACCCCGAAGCACGTGCCGCGTTTATCAACACGCTGGAAAACGTCGTCCAGCAAACGGCAAGACGACAGATCATTCGTCTGCCTTTCCATATTAACGATCCTTTATTTGCCCACGCGACTGTTGATGCGTTCAGGGCGTTACTGAAGTAA
- the mltC gene encoding membrane-bound lytic murein transglycosylase MltC, translating into MKKILALLVIAPLLVSCSGNKGNTNDEEFLKDTNAFDILMGQFANNIENIWGMNEVLIAGPKDYVKYTDQYQTRSHINFDAGTITIETLSATNSVASLRQAIITTLLMGDDASNTDLYSDANDIQISREPLLYGQVLDNTGQAIRWEGRAASFADYLLQNRLQKRTSGLHVIWSVTMQLVPNHLDKRAHKYLPLVRKASERYGIEESLILAIMQTESSFNPYAVSRSDALGLMQVVQHSAGRDVFKMKGKWGQPSRSYLFDPEQNIDAGTAYLSILKNSYLAGIENPTSKRYAVITAYNGGAGSVLRVFSSDRDRAVGIINNMSPGDVYQTLTTKHPSGESRRYLYKVNTAQKNYRR; encoded by the coding sequence ATGAAGAAAATATTAGCTCTGCTGGTGATTGCTCCGTTGCTGGTTTCCTGTTCGGGAAACAAAGGGAATACCAACGACGAAGAATTTCTCAAGGATACCAATGCTTTCGATATTTTGATGGGGCAATTTGCCAACAACATCGAAAATATCTGGGGGATGAATGAAGTTCTGATCGCCGGTCCGAAAGACTACGTTAAATACACCGATCAATATCAGACGCGTAGCCACATCAACTTTGATGCCGGTACGATCACGATCGAAACCCTTTCAGCGACCAACTCCGTCGCCAGCCTGCGTCAGGCGATTATCACCACCCTGCTGATGGGCGATGACGCCAGTAACACCGACCTGTATTCCGACGCTAACGATATCCAAATCAGCCGCGAACCGCTGCTGTACGGTCAGGTGCTGGATAACACCGGACAAGCGATCCGCTGGGAAGGCCGTGCTGCCAGCTTCGCGGATTATCTACTCCAGAACCGTCTGCAAAAACGGACCTCTGGCCTGCACGTTATCTGGTCGGTCACGATGCAGCTTGTCCCTAACCATCTGGATAAGCGTGCGCACAAATACCTGCCGCTGGTGCGTAAAGCCTCCGAGCGTTACGGTATTGAAGAGTCGCTGATTCTGGCGATTATGCAGACAGAATCCAGCTTCAACCCTTACGCCGTCAGCCGTTCCGATGCATTAGGTCTGATGCAGGTGGTGCAGCACAGCGCAGGACGTGACGTCTTCAAAATGAAAGGGAAATGGGGACAGCCGAGTCGCAGCTATTTGTTCGATCCAGAACAAAATATCGATGCAGGTACCGCCTATTTGTCGATTCTGAAGAACAGCTATCTGGCCGGTATTGAGAACCCGACATCGAAACGCTACGCCGTCATCACCGCGTATAACGGTGGCGCAGGCAGCGTGTTGCGCGTCTTCTCCAGCGACCGCGATCGCGCTGTGGGCATTATCAACAATATGTCTCCGGGCGATGTCTACCAAACGCTGACGACGAAGCACCCGTCTGGTGAATCACGTCGCTACCTGTACAAAGTGAATACGGCACAGAAAAATTATCGCCGCTAA
- a CDS encoding helix-turn-helix domain-containing protein, translated as MTTIPLPFITALLLVILFLRIQLLHIQNKETERRNTKAEAIFIGVSCIALALVALRWGSHFAFPLFIQPAIAASIPSLLWLCLFSPGEKAPNALMRRRQLPFFHLLPSLFTLGAGLIQSRTTIPLIDIALVSIYFGYGATLIYRARHLQTPSPMWKRAPFIAGLYVLVSGAIDTVIALDIAFYRGNSAATIITAFHIVMLAILTLLIITHRTSPQAGLAAPPDQKPETPPATDDEHQLAKVLDDFIRTHTLYTDPSMTLQRLSRRMGIPLRRLSETINRVHGRNFSQVINEYRIEEAKRLLSQTDARITDIMLESGFQTKSNFNREFLRLTGVSPSVWRSQYPLQEQATASATPSEESH; from the coding sequence ATGACCACGATTCCCTTACCATTTATCACCGCACTTCTGCTGGTTATTTTGTTCCTTCGCATCCAGCTTCTGCATATTCAAAATAAAGAGACTGAAAGGCGTAATACCAAAGCAGAGGCGATATTCATCGGTGTGAGCTGTATTGCACTGGCGCTGGTGGCATTACGGTGGGGCAGCCATTTTGCCTTCCCCCTGTTTATCCAACCCGCTATTGCTGCATCGATTCCGTCATTGCTATGGCTCTGCCTTTTCTCCCCTGGAGAGAAAGCCCCCAATGCCTTAATGCGCAGACGGCAGTTGCCTTTCTTTCACCTGCTACCGTCCTTGTTCACCCTTGGTGCAGGCTTGATTCAGAGTAGAACGACCATTCCGCTCATCGATATAGCGCTGGTGAGTATTTACTTCGGTTATGGGGCTACGCTGATTTACCGCGCTCGCCATCTTCAAACACCATCGCCGATGTGGAAACGCGCACCGTTTATCGCAGGATTGTATGTCCTGGTTTCCGGCGCGATTGACACGGTGATTGCACTAGATATCGCTTTCTACCGCGGTAATAGCGCGGCGACCATCATCACCGCATTCCATATTGTCATGCTGGCGATATTGACCCTGCTTATCATCACGCATCGCACATCACCGCAAGCAGGACTTGCCGCGCCACCTGACCAGAAACCTGAAACGCCCCCCGCTACCGACGATGAGCACCAACTGGCGAAAGTGTTAGATGATTTCATCCGCACTCATACGCTATACACCGATCCGAGTATGACGCTTCAGCGCCTAAGCCGACGTATGGGAATACCGCTCAGACGCCTGTCCGAAACCATCAATCGCGTTCACGGGCGTAATTTCTCGCAGGTGATAAATGAATACCGCATCGAGGAGGCTAAGCGCCTCCTCAGCCAAACGGATGCGCGCATCACAGATATCATGCTGGAGAGTGGGTTTCAGACTAAATCAAACTTCAACCGCGAGTTTTTGCGGTTAACTGGCGTGAGTCCCAGCGTCTGGCGTAGTCAGTACCCACTTCAGGAACAAGCTACGGCTTCAGCCACGCCGTCTGAAGAAAGCCACTGA
- a CDS encoding alpha/beta hydrolase family protein yields MTWRITIGLITNLLLSFTVMADTGVGFQQITLADGVNNRSLDVAVFYPASSSQQATIIGENVVFPGIAVSKSAVPESGEHPLIVVSHGYGGSWFNQLWLAQALVKQGYIVAAPNHPGTTTKDMRMENAQELWQRPKDISRVITALLATPEKTGQVDAKRIAAVGHSLGGWTVLELAGGRFSTDQFERDCLTHVGLASCNVYEKMQVAKSAPSRAQLDTSLADRRIGAVVSLDMGLARGFTTESLAAINIPVLIMAAGYPNEELPAELESHYLVQKMSPAHSAYKEIADATHFSFMQLCKPGAVEIINAENPGDGMICLDGGERSREQIHQEVAKDISGFLQTAWLKP; encoded by the coding sequence ATGACATGGCGTATCACGATAGGATTAATAACAAACTTACTACTCAGTTTTACCGTTATGGCAGATACGGGGGTCGGGTTTCAACAAATAACCCTGGCTGATGGGGTTAATAATAGGTCGTTGGATGTCGCCGTATTTTATCCTGCCTCGTCATCACAACAGGCTACGATAATTGGTGAGAATGTTGTTTTTCCCGGTATCGCAGTGAGCAAAAGTGCTGTGCCTGAATCCGGTGAACATCCTTTGATTGTGGTTTCACACGGTTATGGTGGGAGTTGGTTTAATCAGCTCTGGCTGGCGCAAGCCTTAGTCAAGCAAGGTTATATTGTTGCCGCGCCTAATCACCCAGGAACGACGACTAAAGATATGCGGATGGAGAACGCTCAAGAATTGTGGCAACGGCCTAAGGACATCAGCCGCGTCATTACGGCATTACTTGCTACGCCGGAAAAAACGGGACAGGTTGATGCGAAGCGCATTGCCGCTGTGGGTCATTCGCTGGGAGGGTGGACGGTGCTTGAGCTTGCGGGTGGACGTTTCAGCACAGATCAATTTGAACGGGACTGTCTGACACACGTTGGGCTGGCTTCCTGCAATGTTTATGAAAAGATGCAGGTCGCAAAAAGTGCCCCATCGCGCGCGCAGCTTGATACATCATTAGCCGATCGACGCATCGGCGCGGTGGTCTCGCTGGATATGGGGCTGGCAAGAGGGTTTACCACGGAGAGTCTGGCCGCAATAAATATTCCTGTCTTGATTATGGCAGCGGGGTATCCCAATGAAGAACTACCTGCCGAACTGGAATCTCACTATCTGGTGCAGAAAATGTCGCCAGCGCATTCAGCGTATAAGGAAATTGCTGACGCGACGCATTTTAGCTTCATGCAGCTTTGTAAACCGGGTGCCGTTGAGATCATCAACGCCGAAAACCCAGGAGACGGCATGATTTGCCTCGATGGCGGTGAACGCTCGCGTGAGCAGATTCATCAGGAAGTGGCAAAAGATATCAGTGGCTTTCTTCAGACGGCGTGGCTGAAGCCGTAG
- a CDS encoding phosphoenolpyruvate hydrolase family protein, whose product MSGINRQELLTRFRAMIARREPIIGGGAGTGLSAKCEEAGGIDLIVIYNSGRYRMAGRGSLAGLLAYGNANEIVVDMAKEVLPVVKHTPVLAGVNGTDPFCQFDKFLDDLKALGFSGVQNFPTVGLIDGNFRANLEETGMGYALEVDMIRLAHEKDMLTTPYVFSAEDAVAMTKAGADIIVPHMGLTTGGNIGAETSLNLADCIPLINHWADAAKAVRKDVIVLCHGGPISTPQDAQFIMDHCPQCDGFYGASSMERLPTEIALTATTQQFKKIKR is encoded by the coding sequence ATGTCAGGCATAAATCGTCAGGAACTGCTGACAAGATTCCGCGCAATGATCGCCCGCCGTGAACCGATTATCGGTGGTGGTGCGGGAACCGGGCTTTCCGCAAAATGTGAAGAAGCGGGCGGCATCGATCTGATCGTGATCTACAACTCTGGGCGCTATCGTATGGCGGGGAGAGGGTCGCTGGCTGGCCTGTTGGCCTACGGCAACGCGAATGAAATCGTCGTGGATATGGCGAAAGAAGTGCTACCGGTTGTAAAGCACACGCCGGTGCTGGCGGGTGTTAACGGCACCGATCCTTTTTGCCAGTTTGATAAGTTTCTGGATGACCTGAAAGCGCTGGGGTTCTCTGGCGTGCAAAACTTCCCAACCGTGGGGCTGATTGACGGTAATTTCCGCGCCAATCTGGAAGAAACTGGCATGGGGTATGCGCTGGAAGTGGACATGATTCGTCTGGCGCATGAAAAAGACATGCTGACTACACCTTATGTGTTCAGTGCAGAAGATGCGGTTGCGATGACGAAAGCGGGGGCGGATATCATTGTGCCACACATGGGATTAACGACTGGTGGCAACATTGGGGCAGAAACTTCGCTTAATCTGGCGGATTGCATTCCGTTGATTAACCACTGGGCGGATGCAGCAAAAGCAGTGCGTAAGGATGTGATTGTGCTGTGTCACGGTGGGCCGATTTCAACGCCGCAGGATGCACAGTTCATTATGGATCACTGTCCACAGTGTGATGGTTTTTACGGTGCCAGCTCCATGGAGCGGCTACCGACAGAAATAGCGTTAACGGCTACGACACAGCAATTCAAAAAAATTAAGCGTTAA
- a CDS encoding SDR family NAD(P)-dependent oxidoreductase, protein MLKGKRAIVTGGGRDFGQAVSVWLAREGVKVDLCARKQADAQASVDIIHREGGTARAYQCDIAHPDSVRDFSAQLLEDHTPVDVLVLSAAQWLEGALGEAMRFVLTQPRSCHINAIHFQGPTRADVGA, encoded by the coding sequence ATGCTGAAAGGTAAACGCGCGATTGTCACTGGCGGTGGCCGCGACTTTGGACAAGCGGTATCCGTCTGGCTAGCTCGCGAAGGGGTGAAAGTCGATCTTTGCGCCCGCAAACAGGCCGATGCACAGGCCAGCGTGGACATCATTCATCGGGAAGGTGGCACAGCTCGCGCCTATCAGTGCGATATTGCCCATCCTGATTCAGTCAGAGATTTTTCCGCACAGTTGCTGGAAGACCACACGCCCGTCGATGTTCTCGTGCTAAGTGCCGCACAATGGCTGGAAGGCGCATTAGGGGAAGCGATGCGTTTTGTGCTTACGCAACCGCGCAGTTGCCATATCAACGCAATACATTTTCAAGGGCCAACGCGCGCGGACGTCGGCGCATAA